One window of the Peptacetobacter hiranonis genome contains the following:
- a CDS encoding methionyl aminopeptidase produces MTTNRNDKCWCGSGLKYKKCHMDFDEKYNEMAAKGHIMPPKSLIKNKEQIEAIKESGKINTGVLDEVAKHIKAGMSTADIDKIVYDYTIAHGATPAPLGYGGFPKSVCTSINSEVCHGIPDENIILKEGDIVNVDVSTIKDGYFSDASRMFKIGKVSEAADKITDIAKECLEAGIKAVKPWGHLGDIGAAVQELAEKNGYSVVRAFGGHGIGLEFHEDPFVAHVGKKGQGMVLVPGMIFTIEPMINEGEYDVYVDDVNEWTVYTADDSLSAQWEHQILVTEDGIEIITR; encoded by the coding sequence ATGACTACTAATAGAAATGATAAATGCTGGTGTGGAAGCGGATTAAAATATAAAAAATGCCATATGGACTTTGATGAAAAATACAATGAAATGGCGGCAAAAGGACACATAATGCCACCAAAATCTTTAATAAAAAATAAAGAACAGATAGAAGCAATAAAAGAAAGTGGAAAAATAAATACAGGAGTACTTGATGAAGTTGCAAAACATATAAAAGCTGGAATGAGTACAGCTGATATAGATAAAATAGTTTACGATTATACAATAGCTCATGGTGCAACTCCAGCCCCTCTTGGATACGGTGGATTCCCTAAGAGTGTTTGTACTTCTATAAATAGCGAAGTATGCCATGGTATACCAGATGAAAATATAATCTTAAAAGAAGGAGATATTGTCAATGTAGACGTATCTACTATAAAAGATGGATATTTCTCAGATGCATCAAGAATGTTCAAAATAGGGAAAGTTAGTGAAGCTGCTGATAAAATAACTGATATAGCTAAAGAATGTTTAGAAGCAGGTATAAAAGCAGTTAAACCTTGGGGACATCTTGGAGATATAGGTGCTGCAGTACAGGAATTAGCTGAAAAAAATGGATACTCAGTAGTAAGAGCTTTTGGTGGACATGGAATAGGATTAGAATTCCACGAAGATCCATTTGTAGCACATGTTGGTAAAAAAGGTCAGGGAATGGTATTAGTTCCGGGAATGATATTTACAATAGAGCCAATGATAAATGAAGGTGAATACGATGTATATGTTGATGATGTAAATGAATGGACAGTATACACAGCAGATGATTCTCTATCAGCTCAGTGGGAGCATCAAATACTAGTAACTGAAGATGGAATAGAAATAATAACACGGTAA
- a CDS encoding manganese efflux pump MntP, whose translation MSLFELFITAVALSMDAFAVAICKGLTLRERDVKKSLLTGAYFGGFQALMPVIGYILASSFKERIMSIDHWVAFVLLALIGANMIKESREESCDVESSSFDFKTMVVLAIATSIDAMAVGITFAFLGVNIVYAAILIGITTFIISAFGIRIGTLFGIRFKSKAEFAGGVVLILLGTKILLQHLGIF comes from the coding sequence ATGAGTTTATTTGAATTATTTATAACTGCTGTAGCACTTTCAATGGATGCTTTTGCAGTTGCAATTTGTAAGGGACTTACGCTTAGAGAAAGAGATGTAAAAAAATCACTTTTGACTGGTGCATACTTTGGTGGTTTTCAGGCACTTATGCCTGTAATTGGATATATTCTTGCAAGTAGTTTTAAAGAAAGAATTATGTCTATAGATCACTGGGTTGCATTTGTACTTCTTGCTCTTATAGGCGCAAATATGATTAAAGAATCTAGAGAGGAAAGTTGCGATGTTGAAAGTTCTTCTTTTGATTTTAAAACTATGGTTGTTTTAGCTATAGCAACTAGTATAGATGCAATGGCTGTTGGTATCACATTTGCATTCTTAGGCGTAAACATAGTCTATGCTGCTATATTAATAGGTATAACTACATTTATAATATCTGCATTTGGGATAAGAATAGGTACTCTATTTGGAATAAGATTCAAATCTAAAGCTGAATTTGCCGGTGGTGTAGTACTTATACTACTAGGCACAAAAATATTACTACAACATCTCGGAATATTTTAA
- a CDS encoding potassium channel family protein: protein MKQYIVIGCGRFGASVASTMHLLGHQVMAIDKNEDIIQNLSDKVTHAAIVDVTDEQALRSLGLSNFDVAIIAIGSDIRASIMATLIAKEMGVEEIICKAKDELQAKVLYKIGADRVVFPERDMGVRVAHNLVSNNILDHIELDPEYSIVEIVVPKKWVGKSLIELELRSRYEITVLAIKSGKEINVTPSPEEKLEGGNILVIIGKNSSIRDIINQNIETVGRR, encoded by the coding sequence ATGAAACAGTATATAGTAATTGGATGCGGTAGATTTGGTGCATCAGTTGCATCTACAATGCATTTATTAGGCCATCAAGTCATGGCAATAGATAAAAATGAAGATATAATACAGAATCTTTCGGATAAGGTAACACATGCAGCAATAGTCGATGTTACAGATGAGCAGGCACTTAGATCTCTTGGTTTAAGTAACTTTGATGTTGCTATAATTGCTATAGGTTCAGATATAAGAGCATCTATAATGGCTACACTTATAGCTAAGGAAATGGGAGTAGAAGAAATTATCTGTAAAGCTAAAGATGAATTACAAGCTAAAGTTCTTTATAAAATAGGTGCAGATAGAGTTGTATTCCCAGAGAGAGATATGGGGGTTAGAGTTGCACACAACCTAGTATCAAACAATATACTAGACCATATAGAATTGGACCCAGAATACTCTATAGTTGAAATAGTTGTTCCTAAAAAATGGGTTGGTAAATCTCTTATAGAACTAGAACTTAGAAGTAGATACGAAATAACAGTACTTGCAATAAAGAGTGGGAAAGAAATAAACGTAACTCCATCTCCAGAAGAAAAACTAGAGGGTGGAAATATACTAGTAATAATAGGTAAAAACTCAAGTATAAGAGATATAATAAACCAGAATATTGAAACTGTAGGGAGAAGATAG
- the rpmI gene encoding 50S ribosomal protein L35 — protein sequence MPKMKTHRGAAKRLKRTGNGKLKRAKAYKSHILTKKSAKTKMNLRQSTLVSEGDARRIAQLLPYK from the coding sequence ATGCCAAAAATGAAAACTCATAGAGGTGCAGCAAAAAGATTAAAAAGAACAGGAAATGGAAAATTAAAAAGAGCTAAAGCTTACAAAAGCCATATATTAACTAAAAAATCTGCAAAAACTAAAATGAACTTAAGACAGTCAACTTTAGTTTCTGAAGGTGATGCTAGAAGAATAGCTCAGTTATTACCATACAAATAA
- the infC gene encoding translation initiation factor IF-3 translates to MSKEVAINEQIKEKEVRVISANGEQLGVMPTKEAQGLANNKNLDLVLISPNAKPPVCKIMDYGKYRYEQARKEKEAKKKQKTVNVKEVRLRPGIEQNDLNTKAKQAMKFLSKGDKVKVELRFRGRELGHKDLGKDVMLKFIEAVKEFGEPAKAPTFEGNNMVVIIDPKK, encoded by the coding sequence ATTAGTAAGGAAGTCGCAATAAACGAACAGATAAAAGAAAAGGAAGTAAGAGTTATCTCTGCAAACGGAGAACAGCTTGGAGTTATGCCTACAAAAGAAGCTCAGGGATTAGCAAATAATAAGAATTTAGACTTAGTTCTAATATCACCAAACGCTAAACCACCTGTTTGTAAAATAATGGATTATGGAAAATACAGATACGAACAGGCAAGAAAAGAAAAAGAAGCAAAGAAAAAACAGAAAACTGTTAATGTTAAAGAAGTAAGATTAAGACCAGGTATAGAACAGAACGACCTTAATACTAAAGCTAAACAGGCTATGAAATTCTTATCAAAAGGAGATAAGGTTAAAGTAGAACTTAGATTTAGAGGTAGAGAATTAGGTCACAAAGACCTTGGTAAAGATGTAATGCTTAAATTCATAGAAGCAGTGAAAGAGTTTGGAGAACCAGCGAAAGCCCCTACATTTGAAGGGAACAACATGGTTGTAATAATAGATCCAAAAAAATAG
- the zapA gene encoding cell division protein ZapA: MNKVTVKIQGAEYQMTGDKPVEKMKQIADYVDSEMSTIAEANSRLSISAVSILTALNIADLLFECSEENQEIAKELEELQANAENGINSEAAKELEEKIALKDKEIEELKNGVESKNSELEELQKRMAELMEIVEEKKKEILELQNPEVCQEMNVDERIKELEEKLVEANKKVETAEQIASEFQNNAYELQLENTELKNKLDK; encoded by the coding sequence ATGAATAAAGTTACTGTAAAAATACAGGGAGCTGAATATCAGATGACAGGAGATAAACCTGTTGAAAAAATGAAACAGATAGCTGATTATGTAGACAGTGAAATGAGTACAATAGCTGAGGCGAATTCAAGACTTAGTATATCAGCAGTATCAATACTTACAGCTCTAAACATAGCAGATCTTCTATTTGAATGCTCTGAAGAAAACCAGGAAATAGCTAAAGAGCTTGAAGAATTACAGGCAAATGCAGAAAATGGTATAAACTCTGAAGCTGCAAAAGAATTAGAAGAAAAAATAGCATTAAAAGATAAGGAAATAGAAGAGTTAAAAAACGGGGTTGAATCTAAAAACTCAGAACTTGAAGAGCTACAGAAAAGAATGGCAGAACTTATGGAAATAGTAGAAGAAAAGAAAAAAGAAATCTTGGAACTACAGAATCCAGAAGTATGTCAGGAAATGAATGTAGATGAAAGAATAAAAGAGCTAGAAGAAAAATTAGTTGAGGCTAATAAAAAGGTAGAAACTGCTGAACAGATAGCATCTGAATTCCAGAATAATGCCTACGAACTTCAGCTTGAAAACACTGAGCTTAAAAATAAATTAGACAAATAA
- the proC gene encoding pyrroline-5-carboxylate reductase encodes MKFGFLGVGNMAAAIMKGMCLGKSFDNADVLGYNRTASKVEKLSEQYGLTTCYSVKELMENSDVVVLSVKPQVLPDVMPEVKELLREGQLVISIAAGKEISYLQENLGEDVHIVRVMPNVNAQALMSTSCFTCSANVTDEEKEVVKTMFGEVGSIVEIEEHQFAVFTAVGCASPAFTYIYIDALARAGVKWGLPKDVALDIAASSVLGSAKMVMESDKHPFGLMDEVCSPGGTTIEGVCQLQDNNFMSTVEKAVSAVIEKDMSLK; translated from the coding sequence ATGAAGTTTGGATTTTTAGGTGTAGGTAATATGGCAGCAGCTATTATGAAGGGGATGTGTTTAGGTAAGTCTTTTGATAATGCTGATGTTCTAGGATATAATAGAACAGCATCTAAGGTAGAGAAGTTATCTGAGCAGTATGGTTTAACTACTTGTTATTCTGTTAAGGAGCTTATGGAAAATTCTGATGTTGTGGTTTTATCTGTTAAGCCACAGGTGTTACCAGATGTTATGCCAGAAGTTAAAGAGCTTTTAAGAGAGGGGCAGTTAGTTATATCAATAGCAGCAGGTAAGGAAATAAGTTATTTACAGGAAAATTTAGGTGAGGATGTGCATATAGTTAGAGTTATGCCAAATGTAAACGCACAGGCTTTAATGTCTACTAGTTGTTTTACTTGTAGTGCTAATGTAACTGATGAAGAAAAAGAAGTTGTTAAGACAATGTTTGGGGAAGTTGGAAGTATAGTTGAGATAGAAGAGCATCAATTTGCTGTATTTACTGCAGTTGGATGTGCATCTCCAGCATTTACTTATATATATATAGATGCTTTAGCAAGAGCTGGTGTTAAATGGGGGCTTCCAAAAGATGTTGCATTAGATATAGCAGCAAGCTCAGTTCTTGGATCTGCTAAGATGGTTATGGAATCTGATAAACATCCATTTGGATTAATGGACGAGGTTTGTTCTCCTGGTGGAACAACAATAGAAGGTGTTTGTCAGCTTCAGGACAATAATTTCATGAGTACAGTTGAAAAAGCAGTTAGTGCAGTTATAGAAAAAGATATGTCTTTAAAATAG
- a CDS encoding TrmH family RNA methyltransferase, which translates to MVEITSKDNEKIKSTKLLLKSKNRNKESKFIIEGYRILTLAFEQKDIIDYVFINEDFENKEEHRKFLKELEDANIKVYKTTNKNFKDMVDTENTQGILAVVSYEKKTLEKNLTDDDKYIIVLDRIQDPGNMGTIIRTADAAGADAIITLKGCVDIYNPKVIRSTMGSIFSMNIIPAERDEMLSTLKSKGIKIVSSWLNTENWYDTVDYGNKVALVIGNEANGIDDVIAENSDLLVKIPIYGSAESLNAAISSAILMYEIKKSLV; encoded by the coding sequence ATGGTAGAAATAACTAGTAAAGACAATGAAAAAATAAAAAGTACTAAACTTCTTCTTAAATCAAAAAATAGAAATAAAGAGAGTAAATTTATAATAGAGGGATATAGAATTCTTACTTTAGCATTTGAGCAGAAGGATATTATAGATTACGTCTTTATAAACGAGGATTTTGAAAATAAAGAAGAACACAGAAAGTTTTTAAAAGAATTAGAAGATGCAAATATAAAAGTATATAAGACAACTAACAAGAATTTTAAAGATATGGTAGATACTGAAAATACTCAGGGGATACTAGCTGTTGTTTCTTATGAAAAGAAAACTCTTGAAAAAAATCTAACTGACGACGATAAATATATCATAGTCCTAGATAGAATTCAGGATCCTGGAAATATGGGAACAATAATAAGAACAGCAGATGCAGCTGGAGCTGATGCAATAATAACTTTAAAAGGATGTGTTGATATATACAATCCAAAGGTAATAAGATCTACAATGGGATCTATATTTAGCATGAATATAATTCCTGCAGAGAGAGATGAGATGTTATCTACATTAAAATCAAAAGGAATAAAAATAGTATCTAGTTGGCTTAATACAGAAAACTGGTATGATACTGTAGATTATGGGAATAAAGTTGCGCTTGTAATAGGAAATGAGGCAAATGGTATAGATGATGTCATAGCTGAAAACTCTGATTTACTTGTAAAAATACCTATATACGGAAGTGCAGAATCTTTAAATGCTGCAATAAGTTCTGCAATTCTAATGTACGAAATTAAAAAATCACTTGTCTAA
- a CDS encoding TrkH family potassium uptake protein, which yields MLKRVASYGSGMQPTQVMVIGFATVILVGAIILNLPISTQDGESIGFLNALFTATSAVCVTGLVVVDTSTYWSFFGQLTIIMLIQIGGLGFMTVTTMFALITGKRINLKERLLIQEALNQRDLSGIVRLTRYVLMMTFTIEGIGALILSTKFIPMFGFVKGTWFSIFHAISAFCNAGFDLMGATAGKFTSIVCFNNSYLVMLTISALIILGGIGFPVLLNIIREKRYSRYNLHTKVVIFTTISLIIVGTITILAIEFDRPSTLGDMPLPQKIVNAYFQSVTSRTAGFASIDLTKLRESTLFAMIILMFIGAAPASTGGGIKVTTLATLLLSVKSLILGKSDIEIYERRISSSTVRKAMVIFVVGISFVVIGTFLLSATQEQFTLTAAAFEVASAFATVGLSIGGSPTLTPIGKLLIIMYMFAGRVGSLTIFMAFMSGGSKKVQPVRYPEGSLIVG from the coding sequence ATGCTCAAAAGAGTGGCTTCTTATGGAAGTGGAATGCAGCCGACTCAGGTAATGGTAATCGGATTCGCAACGGTTATATTAGTAGGAGCTATAATATTAAATTTACCAATATCTACTCAAGATGGGGAAAGTATAGGATTTTTAAATGCACTATTTACGGCTACATCTGCGGTGTGTGTAACAGGGCTGGTAGTAGTGGATACGTCTACTTATTGGAGCTTCTTTGGACAGCTAACGATAATAATGCTTATACAAATAGGTGGACTTGGATTCATGACGGTTACGACGATGTTTGCACTTATAACGGGGAAAAGAATAAATTTAAAAGAAAGACTTTTAATACAGGAAGCGTTAAATCAGAGAGATTTATCTGGTATAGTAAGACTTACTAGATATGTACTTATGATGACATTTACTATAGAGGGGATAGGAGCACTTATACTATCTACTAAATTTATACCAATGTTTGGATTTGTAAAGGGCACGTGGTTTTCAATTTTCCATGCAATTTCTGCATTTTGTAATGCAGGATTTGACCTTATGGGAGCTACAGCGGGTAAATTCACATCTATAGTATGTTTTAACAATAGTTATTTAGTTATGCTTACAATTTCAGCATTAATAATACTTGGTGGGATTGGATTCCCAGTTTTACTAAATATAATTAGAGAAAAAAGATATTCAAGATATAATTTACATACTAAAGTGGTTATTTTCACTACTATTTCGCTTATAATAGTGGGCACAATTACTATTTTAGCTATAGAGTTTGATAGACCAAGCACTCTTGGAGATATGCCTCTACCTCAGAAAATTGTAAATGCATATTTCCAGTCTGTTACATCTAGAACAGCAGGATTTGCAAGTATAGATCTTACTAAGCTTAGAGAAAGTACACTATTTGCAATGATAATTTTGATGTTTATAGGAGCAGCACCAGCATCTACTGGTGGAGGTATAAAAGTTACAACACTTGCAACACTTTTATTATCTGTTAAGAGCCTTATCCTAGGAAAATCAGATATAGAAATATATGAAAGAAGAATAAGCTCATCAACAGTTAGAAAAGCGATGGTAATATTTGTAGTTGGGATAAGCTTTGTTGTAATAGGAACATTTTTACTATCTGCAACACAGGAACAATTTACATTAACAGCTGCAGCATTTGAGGTTGCATCTGCATTTGCGACTGTTGGGCTTAGTATAGGTGGAAGTCCTACACTGACACCTATAGGTAAACTACTTATAATAATGTATATGTTCGCAGGACGTGTTGGATCACTTACAATATTTATGGCATTTATGTCAGGCGGTTCTAAAAAAGTTCAGCCAGTTAGATATCCTGAAGGAAGTTTAATCGTAGGGTAA
- the rplT gene encoding 50S ribosomal protein L20, whose protein sequence is MARVKKGMNARKKHKKVLKLAKGFRGSRSKLFRPANAFVMKALRNAYIGRKLKKRDYRKLWIQRINAAARMNGISYSRLMNGLKLAGVEVNRKMLSEMAIADPAGFAKLVEVAKAKLA, encoded by the coding sequence ATGGCAAGAGTAAAAAAAGGTATGAATGCCCGTAAAAAACATAAAAAAGTTTTAAAACTTGCAAAAGGATTCAGAGGATCTAGAAGCAAATTATTTAGACCAGCTAATGCATTCGTTATGAAAGCATTAAGAAATGCATACATAGGTAGAAAATTAAAGAAAAGAGATTACAGAAAACTTTGGATACAGAGAATAAATGCAGCTGCTAGAATGAACGGAATATCTTACTCAAGATTAATGAACGGTTTAAAATTAGCAGGTGTTGAAGTTAACAGAAAAATGTTATCTGAAATGGCTATAGCTGATCCAGCTGGATTCGCTAAACTTGTAGAAGTTGCTAAAGCTAAATTAGCTTAA
- the pheT gene encoding phenylalanine--tRNA ligase subunit beta yields the protein MLVSVKWLRDYVDIDMDVKEFADMMTMTGTKMETVEYFGEDIENVVVGKILEINPHPNADKLIVTKVDAGEKVLQIVTGAKNVKVGDYIPLAIHGAKLPGGIKIKTGKLRGEVSEGMMCSAAELGIDEKYVEEYKKNGIFLLDYEDSYETGKDVKEVLGINDAVIDFELTSNRPDCRCVIGIAREAAVTVGKKVKYPEVSVKEEADEAIDFDVQIENPELCRRYAARIVKDVKIAPSPYWMQRRLIEAGVRPINNIVDITNYVMLEMGQPMHAFDLSDIGTGKIVVRNAEEGEKFVTLDEQERTLDKDMLVITNGEKSLALAGVMGGLNSEIKDTTTELLFESANFQAENVRATSKKLGLRTESSSRFEKGIDPNLAELAVNRAAQLVEMLGEGKVLKGIEDNYPSKPEQKILTVNPKRITARLGIDLPIAQFIEILESLEFDCDLKSAEELEIRVPSFRLDMEQEADVLEEIARIYGFENIPAKQLEGNYTAGIKTERQKFNDILKSTALSTGLYEVLSYSFVSPSGVDKIKLPADSPKRNFVKLLNPLGEETSVMRTTMIPNMLDIVYTNMSRKNPEFAGFECGHVFVPSEEGLPSELNHMCMAMYGKEVDFFVLKGAVEKVLERAGMKEYEIIPEKENTTFHPGRCAKIVCNGALVGYLGEVHPDVLENYGLTQRVYVCEIDTDVVFENSDRTIVFKSLPKYPSTSRDIALTVKDEVYVKDIEDIIKANGEGLVESYRLFDVYRGSQIETGYKSVAYSITYRSAEKTLTDDDIAPVHENILKELSEKLGAELRA from the coding sequence ATGTTAGTATCAGTAAAATGGTTAAGAGATTACGTAGATATAGATATGGACGTAAAAGAATTTGCCGATATGATGACAATGACAGGGACTAAAATGGAAACTGTTGAATACTTCGGTGAAGATATAGAAAATGTTGTAGTTGGGAAAATATTAGAAATAAACCCACATCCAAATGCGGATAAATTAATAGTAACAAAAGTTGACGCTGGAGAAAAAGTTCTTCAGATAGTAACAGGAGCAAAAAATGTAAAAGTTGGAGATTATATACCTCTAGCAATACATGGTGCTAAACTTCCTGGTGGAATAAAAATAAAAACAGGAAAATTAAGAGGCGAAGTATCAGAAGGTATGATGTGTTCTGCAGCTGAACTTGGTATAGATGAAAAATATGTTGAAGAATACAAAAAGAACGGAATATTCCTTCTTGATTACGAAGATAGTTATGAAACAGGTAAAGATGTTAAAGAAGTTCTTGGTATAAATGATGCAGTTATAGATTTCGAATTAACATCAAATAGACCAGACTGCAGATGTGTAATAGGTATAGCTAGAGAAGCAGCTGTAACAGTTGGTAAAAAAGTTAAATACCCAGAAGTATCTGTTAAAGAAGAAGCTGACGAAGCAATAGATTTCGATGTACAGATAGAAAACCCAGAATTATGTAGAAGATATGCAGCTAGAATAGTTAAAGATGTTAAAATAGCTCCATCTCCATACTGGATGCAGAGAAGATTAATAGAAGCTGGTGTAAGACCTATAAACAACATAGTAGATATAACTAACTATGTAATGTTAGAAATGGGTCAGCCAATGCACGCATTTGATTTAAGTGATATAGGAACTGGAAAAATAGTTGTTAGAAATGCTGAAGAAGGAGAAAAATTCGTTACTTTAGACGAACAGGAAAGAACTCTTGATAAAGATATGTTAGTTATAACTAACGGAGAAAAATCTTTAGCTTTAGCTGGTGTAATGGGTGGATTAAACTCAGAAATAAAAGATACTACAACTGAATTATTATTCGAAAGTGCAAACTTCCAGGCTGAAAATGTAAGAGCTACTTCTAAAAAATTAGGACTTAGAACAGAATCTTCTTCAAGATTCGAAAAAGGTATAGATCCAAACTTAGCAGAACTTGCTGTAAACAGAGCAGCTCAGTTAGTTGAAATGTTAGGTGAAGGTAAAGTATTAAAAGGTATAGAAGATAACTATCCTTCAAAACCAGAACAGAAAATACTTACAGTAAATCCTAAGAGAATAACAGCTAGATTAGGAATAGACCTTCCAATAGCTCAGTTTATAGAAATATTAGAATCATTAGAATTCGACTGTGACTTAAAATCTGCTGAAGAATTAGAAATAAGAGTGCCTTCATTCAGATTAGATATGGAACAGGAAGCTGATGTTCTTGAAGAAATAGCAAGAATATACGGATTCGAAAATATACCAGCTAAACAGTTAGAAGGTAACTACACAGCAGGTATAAAAACTGAAAGACAGAAATTCAACGATATACTAAAATCTACTGCTCTATCAACAGGATTATATGAAGTACTTAGCTACTCATTCGTAAGCCCATCAGGAGTAGATAAAATAAAATTACCTGCAGATTCTCCAAAGAGAAACTTTGTAAAACTTTTAAATCCACTTGGAGAAGAAACTTCTGTAATGAGAACTACAATGATACCAAATATGCTTGATATAGTATACACTAATATGTCAAGAAAGAACCCAGAATTCGCTGGATTCGAATGTGGACATGTATTCGTACCAAGTGAAGAAGGACTTCCTTCAGAATTAAATCATATGTGTATGGCAATGTATGGAAAAGAAGTAGACTTCTTTGTACTAAAAGGTGCAGTTGAAAAAGTTCTTGAAAGAGCAGGAATGAAAGAATATGAAATAATACCAGAAAAAGAAAACACTACATTCCATCCAGGTAGATGTGCTAAAATAGTATGTAATGGAGCATTAGTAGGTTACTTAGGAGAAGTACATCCTGACGTACTTGAAAACTACGGATTAACTCAGAGAGTATATGTTTGTGAAATAGATACTGATGTGGTATTTGAAAATTCAGACAGAACAATAGTATTCAAATCTCTTCCAAAATATCCATCTACATCAAGAGATATAGCACTTACTGTAAAAGATGAAGTATATGTAAAAGATATAGAAGATATAATAAAAGCTAATGGAGAAGGATTAGTTGAAAGTTATAGATTATTCGACGTATACAGAGGATCTCAGATAGAAACTGGATATAAATCTGTAGCATACAGCATAACTTATAGAAGTGCTGAAAAAACACTTACTGATGATGATATAGCACCAGTTCATGAAAACATATTAAAAGAATTAAGCGAAAAATTAGGTGCTGAATTAAGAGCTTAA
- the pheS gene encoding phenylalanine--tRNA ligase subunit alpha, which yields MQEKLLELQKNALAEIAEADSIEKAESLRVKYLGKKGELTIILKGMGKLSAEERPVVGKVGNEVRTAIEEGINNAKTELKKAEQAKKLAEEVIDVTMPSKEFKVGKKHPITKIIDEVTDIFIGMGFSIAEGPEVETVRNNFDALNAPKDHPSRDMSDTFYINDDLLLRTQTSPVQIRTMEKEDLPIKIIAPGRCFRSDSPDATHSPMFHQIELLVVGKDITMTEFKGTLNTFVQKLFGSETNTKFRPHNFPFTEPSAEIDVTCFKCGGKGCPVCKGEGWIEILGAGMVHPNVLRNCGIDPEVYSGFAAGMGVERLAMLKYGIDDIRLLFENDVRFLDQF from the coding sequence ATGCAGGAAAAACTTCTTGAATTACAGAAAAATGCATTAGCTGAAATAGCAGAGGCAGACAGTATAGAAAAAGCTGAAAGTCTTAGAGTTAAGTACCTTGGTAAAAAGGGAGAACTTACAATAATATTAAAAGGAATGGGAAAATTATCTGCTGAAGAAAGACCAGTAGTTGGTAAAGTAGGTAATGAAGTTAGAACAGCTATAGAAGAAGGAATAAACAACGCTAAAACTGAGCTTAAAAAAGCAGAACAGGCTAAAAAATTAGCAGAAGAAGTAATAGACGTTACAATGCCTTCAAAAGAATTTAAAGTAGGTAAAAAACATCCTATAACTAAAATAATAGATGAAGTAACTGATATATTCATAGGAATGGGATTCTCAATAGCAGAAGGTCCAGAAGTTGAAACAGTTAGAAACAACTTCGATGCACTAAACGCTCCAAAAGATCATCCATCAAGAGATATGTCAGATACATTCTACATAAATGATGATTTATTATTAAGAACACAGACTTCTCCAGTTCAGATAAGAACTATGGAAAAAGAAGATTTACCAATAAAAATAATAGCTCCTGGAAGATGCTTTAGATCTGACTCTCCAGATGCTACACATTCTCCAATGTTCCATCAGATAGAGCTTCTAGTTGTTGGAAAAGACATAACAATGACAGAATTCAAAGGAACTTTAAACACATTTGTTCAGAAATTATTCGGAAGTGAAACAAATACAAAATTCAGACCTCACAACTTCCCATTCACTGAACCAAGTGCAGAAATAGACGTAACTTGCTTCAAATGTGGTGGTAAAGGTTGCCCAGTTTGTAAAGGAGAAGGTTGGATAGAAATATTAGGTGCAGGTATGGTACATCCTAACGTACTTAGAAACTGTGGAATAGATCCAGAAGTTTACAGTGGATTTGCGGCAGGTATGGGTGTTGAAAGACTTGCAATGCTTAAATACGGTATAGATGACATAAGATTATTATTCGAAAATGATGTTAGATTCTTAGATCAGTTCTAA